A DNA window from Candidatus Sulfidibacterium hydrothermale contains the following coding sequences:
- a CDS encoding 1-acyl-sn-glycerol-3-phosphate acyltransferase, translated as MEKKPVQPEFIDVANVIERKSPSLRKRLPGFVINYLRRIVHENELNEFLALYGHLEGIPFIEGALSFMNTTVHVQGLEHIPEKGKVIVASNHPLGGLDGLALMMTVAKRRDELVFPVNDILMNVKNLEPLFIPINKHGSNTENIQIINDTFASDKVICYFPAGLVSRKRKGIIKDLEWHPTFITKAKRFKRDIIPTHISGRNSNFFYNLANLRKLLRIKANIEMLYLVDEFHKQKNKSITITFGKPISYQVFDHRFTRQEWASKMHDFIYRLEDDPDAEFQPV; from the coding sequence ATGGAGAAAAAGCCTGTTCAGCCTGAATTTATTGATGTGGCCAACGTCATTGAGCGGAAAAGTCCTTCTTTGCGGAAGCGGCTTCCGGGTTTTGTGATTAATTATTTGCGTCGTATCGTTCATGAAAATGAACTCAATGAGTTTTTGGCACTGTATGGTCATCTTGAAGGAATCCCTTTTATTGAAGGGGCCTTGTCATTTATGAATACAACGGTGCATGTACAAGGTCTGGAGCATATTCCGGAAAAAGGAAAAGTAATTGTTGCTTCGAATCATCCCTTGGGCGGACTGGATGGGTTGGCTTTGATGATGACGGTAGCCAAACGAAGAGATGAACTGGTATTTCCGGTGAATGATATCCTGATGAACGTGAAAAATCTGGAACCGTTGTTTATTCCTATTAATAAACATGGCTCTAATACAGAGAATATCCAGATCATTAACGATACTTTTGCCTCGGATAAAGTGATTTGTTATTTTCCTGCCGGGTTGGTTTCGCGAAAACGTAAGGGGATAATCAAAGATTTGGAATGGCATCCGACTTTTATCACCAAGGCTAAACGGTTTAAACGTGATATTATTCCGACCCACATTAGCGGGCGGAATTCTAATTTCTTTTACAATCTGGCTAATTTGCGGAAATTGTTGCGGATCAAAGCCAATATCGAGATGTTATATCTTGTGGATGAGTTTCATAAACAGAAAAACAAGTCCATTACGATTACTTTTGGAAAGCCGATTTCTTATCAGGTTTTTGATCATCGGTTTACACGGCAGGAGTGGGCATCCAAGATGCACGATTTTATTTACCGGTTAGAAGATGACCCGGATGCTGAGTTTCAGCCTGTTTAA
- a CDS encoding GNAT family N-acetyltransferase: METIIPPVDKELLMSELNEKTFLRKTNSGGNEIYDLSADEAPHVMREIGRLRELTFRDAQGGTGKSVDIDEFDTGRGAFRQMIVWDPKEQNIVGGYRYKHCKEMEVTDGEVSTPTARLFKYSRSFIEEYLPYTIELGRSFVQPYYQPLYNLRRGLFSLDNLWDGLGAVMMKYPDAKYLFGKITMYPHFDSFARDLILYFMGKYFPDPEELVRPRNPLPIKTDKKILESIFTGDNYDEDYRILVQKVRKLGENIPPLFNAYMSLSSTMKTFGTALNDHFGNVEETGILVTFEDIYGPKKERHLHIPE; this comes from the coding sequence ATGGAAACAATTATTCCTCCGGTGGATAAGGAGCTGTTAATGTCGGAGTTGAACGAAAAAACCTTTTTGCGGAAAACCAACAGTGGGGGCAATGAGATTTATGATTTGTCGGCCGACGAGGCACCGCATGTCATGCGTGAAATCGGACGTTTACGTGAATTAACATTCCGGGATGCTCAGGGGGGAACCGGTAAGAGTGTGGATATTGATGAATTTGATACCGGCAGGGGGGCTTTCCGGCAAATGATTGTTTGGGATCCGAAAGAACAAAATATTGTTGGTGGGTACCGTTATAAGCATTGTAAGGAAATGGAAGTAACAGATGGTGAAGTGTCAACACCCACTGCTCGTCTTTTCAAATACAGCCGGTCTTTTATTGAAGAATATTTGCCTTATACCATTGAGTTGGGACGTTCGTTTGTTCAGCCCTATTATCAGCCTTTGTATAATCTCCGGCGTGGATTGTTTTCGCTTGATAATCTTTGGGACGGGTTGGGAGCCGTAATGATGAAATATCCCGATGCAAAATATTTATTCGGAAAAATCACCATGTATCCGCATTTTGATTCTTTTGCCCGTGATCTGATTTTGTATTTTATGGGAAAATATTTTCCGGATCCGGAAGAATTGGTTCGTCCCAGAAATCCGTTACCCATAAAAACCGATAAAAAAATATTGGAAAGTATTTTTACGGGGGACAATTATGATGAAGATTACCGGATTCTGGTACAGAAAGTTCGAAAATTGGGCGAAAATATTCCCCCTTTGTTTAATGCATACATGAGCTTGTCATCCACCATGAAGACTTTTGGTACGGCATTGAACGATCATTTTGGTAATGTGGAAGAAACAGGGATCCTGGTAACTTTTGAAGATATCTACGGGCCGAAAAAGGAACGTCACCTGCATATTCCGGAATAA
- the yihA gene encoding ribosome biogenesis GTP-binding protein YihA/YsxC — MEIQQAEFITSSVAESQCPKPLLPEYAFIGRSNVGKSRLINMITGSKKLAKVSGSPGKTITMNHFLINKSWYLVDLPGYGFAKRSKTERKKWERMIRHYILTRSNLLSLFLLIDIRLEPQKNDMEFMEWLAMSEIPFVLTFTKADKLGKTGVDKNLAAYKKTLLQKWEELPPIIVTSSVTGAGREEILRYIEKTNAVFQL; from the coding sequence ATGGAAATACAACAAGCAGAATTTATTACCAGCTCGGTTGCTGAAAGTCAGTGCCCCAAACCATTGCTTCCGGAGTATGCCTTTATTGGCCGTTCAAACGTGGGGAAGTCACGTTTGATTAACATGATTACGGGGAGTAAAAAGCTGGCTAAGGTTTCGGGCAGCCCTGGCAAAACCATTACCATGAACCATTTTTTAATTAATAAATCGTGGTATTTGGTCGATTTGCCGGGTTATGGCTTTGCCAAACGATCAAAAACCGAACGAAAAAAATGGGAAAGGATGATTCGGCATTATATCCTTACCCGGTCGAATCTGCTTTCGTTGTTTTTGCTGATCGATATTCGTCTGGAGCCGCAGAAAAACGATATGGAATTTATGGAATGGCTGGCCATGTCAGAAATTCCTTTTGTTTTGACCTTTACCAAAGCCGATAAGCTGGGGAAAACAGGCGTCGACAAGAATCTGGCTGCTTACAAAAAGACACTATTACAAAAATGGGAGGAACTGCCTCCGATTATTGTTACCTCATCGGTTACAGGTGCCGGCCGGGAAGAAATTCTCCGGTACATTGAAAAAACGAACGCGGTGTTCCAGCTTTAA
- a CDS encoding acetyl-CoA carboxylase biotin carboxyl carrier protein subunit: protein MSETQNNTPEKKKLEDFTIGGMVYKTTLTRKYKNRKRYEEPDSGKVKAFIPGTIVEIKVKRRQKVNEGEPLLLLEAMKMRNIITAPKEGYIRKIWVKKGDLVAKDQLLVEIE, encoded by the coding sequence ATGTCTGAAACACAAAACAACACACCGGAGAAGAAGAAGCTGGAAGATTTCACCATTGGCGGAATGGTTTATAAAACCACCCTTACCCGGAAATACAAAAACCGGAAACGCTATGAGGAACCGGACAGCGGAAAGGTTAAAGCCTTTATCCCCGGAACTATTGTGGAAATAAAAGTAAAACGGCGGCAAAAAGTAAATGAAGGAGAACCCCTGTTGTTACTGGAAGCCATGAAAATGCGTAACATTATTACGGCTCCTAAAGAAGGTTACATCCGAAAAATATGGGTTAAAAAAGGGGATCTCGTCGCCAAAGATCAACTGTTGGTGGAGATCGAGTAA
- a CDS encoding acyl-CoA carboxylase subunit beta, producing MGLKEKSTDLRKRMRNALKGGGDKAIQKQKAIGKLTARERILALLDKDTFHEYDLFVEHAGKDFDMDKKYLPGDGVITGTGTISGHPVCIYAQDFTVAGGSLGWMHAKKITKIMDHALKLKVPLIGINDSGGARIQEGVNSLAGYGEIFYRNTLASGVIPQISVILGPCAGGAVYSPALTDFVFVVENISKMFITGPEVIKTVLGEEITMEALGGARVHCETTGNAHFFAKSEEECFTQIKELVSYIPWNNTRKAAKYPPKRPKTRKYNIDNIIPSDPREPYDVRDVIRSLTDDSNFMEVQELFAQNMVIGFGRMEGETVGFVANQPLVLAGVLDVDSSDKAARFIRYCDSFNIPLVTLVDLPGYLPGVDQEHAGVIRHGAKVLYAYSEATVPKITLIMRKAYGGGYIAMCSHHLRADFVFAWPTAEIAVMGPEGAANIIFRKEIMAAKNPDEYRRQKVEEYKEKFANPYVAAAYGYIDAVIEPSETRKMMIRALAISQEKEVYLPKKKHGIPPF from the coding sequence ATGGGACTCAAAGAAAAATCAACCGATTTGCGAAAGCGCATGCGGAATGCTTTAAAGGGCGGCGGTGACAAAGCCATCCAAAAACAAAAGGCCATTGGAAAACTCACGGCCCGGGAAAGAATTCTCGCTCTGCTTGACAAAGACACTTTCCACGAATATGATCTGTTTGTGGAACACGCCGGAAAAGATTTTGATATGGACAAAAAGTATCTTCCGGGTGATGGTGTTATTACCGGAACCGGAACCATTTCCGGCCATCCGGTTTGCATTTACGCACAAGACTTTACGGTAGCCGGTGGTTCTCTTGGCTGGATGCATGCCAAAAAGATCACTAAAATTATGGACCATGCGCTAAAGCTGAAAGTCCCGTTAATTGGCATTAATGATTCCGGCGGTGCCCGTATTCAGGAAGGGGTTAACTCGTTGGCCGGATATGGTGAAATTTTTTACCGTAACACACTGGCCTCTGGTGTTATTCCTCAGATCTCTGTCATTCTCGGACCTTGTGCCGGAGGTGCCGTTTATTCTCCTGCACTCACCGATTTTGTTTTTGTGGTAGAAAACATCTCCAAAATGTTCATCACCGGACCGGAAGTGATTAAAACGGTACTGGGTGAAGAAATTACCATGGAAGCTTTGGGAGGTGCCCGCGTTCACTGTGAAACGACAGGGAATGCTCACTTCTTTGCCAAAAGCGAAGAAGAATGCTTTACCCAAATCAAAGAACTGGTGAGCTACATTCCGTGGAATAACACCCGGAAAGCTGCCAAATACCCGCCTAAAAGGCCCAAAACCCGAAAATACAACATCGATAATATCATCCCATCTGACCCGCGCGAACCTTATGATGTACGTGACGTCATCCGGTCGTTAACCGACGATTCCAATTTCATGGAAGTTCAGGAATTGTTTGCTCAAAATATGGTGATCGGCTTTGGCCGGATGGAAGGAGAAACGGTTGGTTTTGTAGCCAATCAGCCGTTAGTGCTTGCCGGTGTATTGGATGTGGATTCATCAGACAAAGCAGCCCGGTTTATCCGGTATTGCGACTCGTTTAATATCCCGCTGGTAACACTGGTAGATTTACCGGGATATTTGCCTGGCGTGGATCAGGAACATGCCGGGGTAATCCGTCATGGAGCGAAAGTACTTTATGCTTACTCTGAAGCCACGGTTCCCAAAATTACCTTAATCATGCGAAAAGCTTATGGTGGCGGATACATTGCCATGTGCTCGCACCATCTAAGGGCCGATTTTGTTTTTGCCTGGCCTACAGCCGAAATTGCTGTAATGGGACCGGAAGGAGCTGCTAATATTATTTTCCGGAAAGAAATCATGGCAGCCAAAAACCCGGATGAGTACCGGCGGCAAAAAGTGGAAGAATACAAAGAGAAATTTGCCAATCCTTACGTAGCTGCTGCTTATGGTTACATCGATGCGGTTATTGAGCCTTCGGAAACCCGGAAAATGATGATCCGCGCTTTGGCTATTTCCCAGGAAAAGGAAGTTTATCTTCCCAAAAAGAAACACGGAATTCCACCATTTTAA
- a CDS encoding S9 family peptidase, whose amino-acid sequence MQKEDIRPPVAKKIPKKLVKHRHVRIDNYYWLNERDNPEVLDYLKAENKYTEKVFQEPTKTQQETIYHEIIGRIPQKERTAPYFCNGYWYYTRYEKGKEYPVYCRKKEKKSAPEEVMLNVNEMAEGFSYFDINNWEVSPDNKILAYSVDAVSRRQYTLHFKNLETGEILPDKIQNTSGDIAWANDSKTIFYAHKNKALRPDKIYRHLLGEKTDNDKLVFHERDAAFETGVYLCKSGDYIIIASDSTLSTEYRLLDARKPLGKFQIFTPRKKDLEYEIARQGNRFLIRTNDNAKNFRLMEAPLDRTSRENWKEVIPHREDVFIEEVEVFENFFVVAERKNGLLRFHVFNTKNQSDHYIHFDEPDYFIYFDDNYAYRQSVLRYGFTSLKTPHTLFDYNLKTQKQKQIKQQKVKGGYQPENYETERIHIKVRDGKQVPVSLVYKKGIRKNGTAPLLLYGYGSYGLSMESVFRSARLSLLDRGFIFAVAHIRGGQELGRWWYEEGKLLKKKNTFYDFIDCAQDLIKQKYTSSDRLFAMGGSAGGLLMGVVANEAPQLFKGIIAAVPFVDVVTTMLDETIPLTTEEYDEWGNPNDKIYYEYMLSYSPYDNVQPQNYPAMLVTTGLHDSQVQYWEPAKWVAKLREMKTDDHLLLLWTDMNVGHGGASGRFEQHKETAMEYAFLIYLLDLSSSKRMLER is encoded by the coding sequence ATGCAGAAAGAAGATATCCGCCCGCCAGTGGCAAAAAAAATTCCCAAAAAGCTTGTTAAACACCGGCATGTACGTATAGATAATTACTACTGGCTCAATGAACGGGATAACCCGGAAGTACTGGATTACCTGAAAGCCGAAAACAAATACACCGAAAAGGTTTTTCAGGAGCCAACAAAAACACAGCAGGAAACCATTTACCATGAAATCATTGGAAGGATTCCGCAAAAAGAGCGTACCGCTCCTTACTTCTGTAACGGATATTGGTATTACACACGCTATGAGAAAGGAAAAGAGTATCCGGTATATTGCCGGAAAAAAGAGAAAAAAAGCGCTCCGGAAGAAGTGATGCTTAATGTAAACGAAATGGCAGAAGGGTTTTCTTATTTCGACATTAACAATTGGGAAGTTAGTCCGGACAACAAGATACTGGCTTATAGTGTGGACGCGGTAAGCCGCCGGCAATACACCCTTCACTTTAAAAATCTGGAAACCGGAGAAATTCTTCCGGACAAAATCCAGAATACTTCCGGAGACATTGCCTGGGCCAACGACAGTAAAACCATTTTTTACGCTCACAAAAACAAAGCATTACGTCCGGACAAAATCTACCGCCATCTTCTGGGAGAAAAAACAGATAACGACAAACTGGTTTTTCATGAACGGGATGCCGCTTTTGAAACCGGTGTATACCTTTGCAAATCGGGCGATTACATCATTATCGCATCCGATTCCACCCTCTCTACCGAATACCGGCTTTTAGATGCCCGAAAACCATTGGGGAAGTTCCAGATTTTTACTCCCCGCAAAAAAGATCTGGAATATGAAATCGCCCGTCAGGGAAACCGGTTTCTTATCCGAACCAACGATAACGCAAAAAACTTCAGGCTGATGGAAGCCCCATTGGACCGAACCAGCCGCGAAAACTGGAAAGAAGTTATTCCTCATCGCGAAGATGTATTTATTGAAGAAGTAGAAGTGTTTGAAAATTTCTTTGTGGTAGCAGAAAGAAAAAACGGGCTCTTGCGTTTCCATGTTTTCAATACAAAAAATCAGTCGGACCATTATATCCATTTCGACGAACCGGATTACTTTATCTATTTCGATGATAATTATGCTTACCGTCAATCGGTTTTGCGATATGGGTTTACGTCATTAAAAACACCGCACACGCTCTTTGATTACAACCTGAAAACACAAAAGCAAAAACAGATCAAACAGCAAAAGGTAAAAGGAGGATATCAGCCGGAAAATTATGAAACCGAACGCATTCATATAAAAGTACGCGACGGAAAACAGGTTCCGGTCAGTTTGGTGTACAAAAAAGGGATTCGAAAAAACGGAACAGCGCCTCTCCTGCTTTATGGCTACGGTTCATACGGACTCAGCATGGAATCGGTTTTTCGTTCTGCCCGTTTAAGTCTTCTTGACAGAGGGTTCATTTTTGCCGTAGCCCACATCCGTGGCGGACAAGAACTCGGACGCTGGTGGTACGAAGAAGGGAAATTGCTGAAAAAGAAAAATACATTCTACGATTTTATAGACTGCGCCCAGGATCTCATCAAACAAAAATATACTTCATCGGATCGCCTTTTTGCCATGGGAGGCAGCGCCGGCGGTTTGCTTATGGGAGTTGTTGCAAATGAAGCTCCCCAATTATTTAAAGGGATTATCGCAGCAGTTCCTTTTGTAGATGTCGTTACCACGATGCTGGACGAAACCATTCCGCTCACCACAGAAGAATATGATGAATGGGGAAATCCAAACGACAAAATCTATTACGAATACATGCTTTCTTATTCTCCTTACGACAATGTACAGCCACAAAACTACCCGGCCATGCTGGTCACTACCGGATTACATGACAGTCAGGTACAATATTGGGAACCGGCCAAATGGGTGGCTAAACTCCGCGAAATGAAAACCGACGATCATTTACTGCTGCTTTGGACCGATATGAATGTGGGGCATGGCGGTGCATCCGGACGTTTTGAACAACACAAGGAAACCGCAATGGAATATGCTTTTTTGATTTATTTGTTGGATCTTTCATCGTCCAAGCGGATGCTTGAACGATGA
- a CDS encoding LiaI-LiaF-like domain-containing protein, whose amino-acid sequence MKFRNVFWGLSLILIGTLMIGRNLGWINFDWMNIIRLWPLIFILWGLSVLPIRENIKIGIMVILLGGATWFVMDYSGTNRYNNLEFLINKRFDIDDAHYTKVNQEFTIPFSDSVEQATLKMDAAAGKFILKDTTSNLLYFSQKGRYAGSYEYFDSRKNHKAVIKIHEKEDHVFHNNNHKVVTIELNPKPVWNIDLDAGASAVNYDLSPFKVKKLELDGGAGSFKITLGNRYPDVKAEINAGASSITIRIPRNTGCDLKITAVLSGKSFPGFEKAENGHYQTENYNSAKNKIHLEVDAAVSSFHIERY is encoded by the coding sequence ATGAAATTTAGAAACGTTTTCTGGGGATTAAGTCTTATTCTGATCGGCACCCTTATGATTGGCCGTAACCTGGGATGGATCAATTTCGACTGGATGAATATTATACGCCTGTGGCCTTTAATCTTCATTTTATGGGGCCTCTCAGTACTTCCCATTCGTGAAAATATCAAAATCGGAATAATGGTAATTTTGCTTGGTGGTGCTACCTGGTTTGTAATGGACTATTCAGGAACCAACCGGTATAATAATCTTGAATTTCTCATCAACAAAAGATTTGACATTGATGACGCTCATTATACCAAGGTAAACCAGGAATTTACGATTCCTTTTTCGGATTCTGTTGAGCAAGCCACACTGAAAATGGATGCAGCAGCCGGTAAGTTTATTTTAAAAGACACTACTTCAAATCTGCTTTATTTTTCACAAAAAGGGCGCTATGCAGGCAGTTACGAATACTTTGACAGCCGCAAAAACCACAAGGCAGTTATCAAAATCCATGAAAAAGAAGACCACGTTTTTCATAATAACAATCATAAGGTTGTCACCATCGAACTCAATCCCAAACCGGTATGGAATATCGACCTGGATGCCGGAGCCAGTGCAGTAAATTATGACCTTTCTCCTTTCAAAGTAAAAAAGCTGGAACTGGACGGAGGCGCCGGTTCATTTAAAATCACCCTGGGAAACCGTTATCCGGATGTAAAAGCTGAAATTAATGCCGGGGCATCATCCATCACAATCCGGATTCCGAGAAACACCGGTTGTGACCTGAAAATAACGGCAGTCCTTTCCGGAAAAAGTTTTCCGGGATTTGAAAAAGCAGAAAATGGTCATTACCAAACCGAAAACTACAATTCAGCCAAAAACAAAATCCATCTGGAAGTGGATGCCGCAGTATCCAGTTTCCATATCGAACGCTATTGA
- a CDS encoding PspC domain-containing protein yields MTQNKKLYRTIHNKVIGGVAGGLAEYFDVDVVVFRLLFVLLVLFGGGGLLAYIVMWIVIPPGPVPTGYQTASAQTPPAPDQNTETKNNPATPPSTPTDSHSSKNNASNTGLIAGILLIMIGTLLLINRIMPWVNLANFWPVLLIIIGFFIIDPNILKSNKNEKS; encoded by the coding sequence ATGACACAGAATAAAAAGTTATACAGAACCATCCACAACAAAGTAATTGGTGGCGTTGCCGGCGGCCTGGCCGAGTATTTTGATGTGGATGTGGTGGTTTTCCGGTTATTGTTTGTTTTGCTGGTGCTGTTTGGCGGCGGCGGATTACTGGCTTATATTGTGATGTGGATTGTTATTCCCCCCGGACCTGTGCCTACTGGTTATCAAACCGCTTCGGCACAAACGCCTCCTGCACCGGATCAAAATACCGAAACAAAAAATAATCCGGCAACGCCACCATCAACACCAACGGATTCTCATTCTTCCAAAAATAATGCATCCAATACCGGACTGATTGCCGGAATCCTACTCATTATGATTGGAACCCTTTTACTGATAAACCGTATTATGCCTTGGGTAAATCTTGCCAATTTCTGGCCTGTATTACTGATTATTATCGGCTTCTTTATTATTGACCCGAACATTTTAAAATCAAACAAAAACGAAAAATCATGA
- a CDS encoding NADP-dependent isocitrate dehydrogenase, whose protein sequence is MKDKSLKINWTKVDEAPALASYSFLPIAKAFTKSSGVEIVTSNISLAGRILASFPDYLKEDQRIEDDLARLGELVLQPDANVIKLPNISASVPQLKDAIKELQSKGYAVPDYPEEPKTEEEQKLAERYSKVLGSAVNPVLRQGNSDRRAADSVKKNAQKHPHKLMKPYSSDCRTHVATMQGDDFYGNEKSVVTEKGVPFKIELVEPNGNTIVLKDGLESKDGEVLDGTFMNTKALRTFYAEQIEDAKKQNILFSLHLKATMMKVSDPILFGHAVDVFFKEVFEKYAEELNSIGFNPNFGLGDLYKKLEKLPADKQNEIKEAIQNAFKEKPDVAMVDSDNGITNLHAPNKVIIDASMPVVIRDGGKMWGPDGQLHETKAVIPDRCYSTFYQVVMDDCKANGQFDPATMGSVSNVGLMAQKAEEYGSHPTTFEIPADGTVKVVDGNGKVLMEHNVEKGDVWRLSRVKDIPIKDWVKLAVNRAKSTGYPAIFWLDKNRAHDAQIIKKVETYLKDYDLNGLDIRILSPQDAMRFTLKEVRKGNNVISVSGNVIRDYLTDLFPILELGTSARMLSIIPLLAGGGLFETGAGGSAPKHVQQFLNEGHLRWDSLGEFLALMVSLEFMGDKYQVNRLKVLSKALDKAVETYLENEKSPSRKAGELDNRGSHYYLAQYWAVALAEQDDDKELKAQFTDIAKQLTENEEKILSEIMASEGKPTDIGGYYLPDDALAEKAMRPSATLNAIIDNI, encoded by the coding sequence ATGAAAGATAAATCATTAAAAATCAATTGGACAAAAGTAGATGAAGCACCCGCATTGGCCAGTTATTCCTTTTTGCCTATTGCAAAAGCTTTTACAAAATCCTCGGGAGTGGAAATTGTAACCAGCAACATTTCGCTGGCCGGCAGAATCTTGGCCAGCTTTCCGGATTACCTGAAAGAAGACCAAAGAATTGAAGACGACCTTGCCCGCTTAGGCGAGTTGGTTCTTCAACCGGATGCCAATGTAATTAAACTCCCCAATATCAGTGCTTCGGTTCCTCAGCTGAAAGATGCCATTAAAGAGCTGCAAAGCAAAGGCTATGCTGTTCCTGATTATCCCGAAGAACCCAAAACAGAAGAAGAACAAAAACTTGCTGAACGCTACTCAAAAGTTTTGGGAAGCGCTGTAAACCCGGTACTGCGACAGGGTAACTCCGACCGCCGGGCAGCCGATTCCGTAAAAAAGAATGCACAAAAGCATCCGCATAAACTGATGAAACCCTACAGCAGCGACTGCCGAACCCATGTGGCTACCATGCAAGGAGATGATTTCTACGGAAATGAAAAATCGGTGGTTACCGAAAAAGGGGTTCCATTCAAAATTGAACTGGTTGAGCCAAATGGAAACACCATTGTACTGAAAGACGGACTGGAATCAAAAGACGGAGAAGTTCTGGATGGTACTTTCATGAACACAAAAGCCTTACGGACTTTTTATGCTGAACAGATTGAAGATGCCAAAAAACAAAACATTTTGTTTTCGCTTCATCTGAAAGCGACCATGATGAAAGTTTCCGATCCTATTCTGTTCGGTCATGCCGTGGACGTATTCTTCAAAGAAGTTTTTGAAAAATATGCCGAAGAACTTAACTCCATCGGATTCAATCCTAATTTTGGATTGGGCGATCTTTACAAAAAGCTGGAAAAACTTCCTGCCGACAAACAAAATGAAATTAAAGAAGCCATTCAGAATGCCTTTAAAGAAAAACCCGACGTGGCTATGGTAGATTCCGATAACGGCATCACCAACCTGCACGCCCCTAATAAAGTAATTATTGACGCTTCCATGCCGGTAGTTATCCGCGATGGCGGAAAAATGTGGGGTCCTGACGGTCAATTGCACGAAACCAAAGCCGTCATTCCTGACCGCTGTTATTCTACTTTTTATCAGGTGGTGATGGACGACTGCAAAGCCAACGGACAGTTTGATCCGGCTACCATGGGCAGCGTATCTAACGTCGGACTGATGGCCCAAAAGGCCGAAGAGTACGGTTCACATCCCACCACTTTCGAAATTCCTGCCGACGGAACCGTTAAAGTGGTTGACGGCAACGGAAAGGTACTGATGGAACACAACGTGGAAAAAGGTGATGTTTGGAGACTGTCCAGGGTAAAAGACATTCCCATAAAAGACTGGGTAAAACTGGCGGTTAACCGGGCAAAATCAACCGGATATCCGGCTATTTTCTGGTTGGATAAAAACAGAGCCCATGATGCACAAATCATCAAAAAAGTAGAAACCTATCTGAAAGATTACGATCTGAACGGTTTGGATATCCGTATCCTGTCACCCCAGGATGCCATGCGTTTCACTTTGAAAGAAGTACGAAAAGGAAACAATGTTATTTCTGTTTCGGGTAATGTGATCAGAGATTACCTCACCGACCTGTTCCCCATTCTTGAACTGGGAACCAGTGCCCGCATGTTATCCATTATTCCGCTGTTGGCCGGTGGCGGATTGTTCGAAACCGGTGCCGGTGGTTCTGCACCTAAACATGTTCAGCAGTTTTTAAACGAAGGCCATTTAAGATGGGATTCGTTGGGTGAATTTCTGGCTCTGATGGTTTCCCTTGAATTTATGGGTGACAAATATCAGGTAAACCGGCTTAAAGTCCTTTCCAAAGCATTGGATAAAGCCGTGGAAACTTATCTTGAAAACGAAAAATCACCTTCGCGTAAAGCTGGCGAACTCGATAACCGCGGCAGTCATTACTACCTGGCACAATATTGGGCTGTAGCACTGGCAGAACAAGATGATGATAAAGAACTGAAAGCACAGTTTACCGATATAGCCAAACAGCTGACAGAAAATGAAGAAAAAATTCTGAGTGAAATCATGGCTTCTGAAGGCAAACCTACGGATATTGGCGGTTACTACCTGCCAGACGATGCGTTAGCTGAAAAAGCCATGCGTCCCAGTGCCACGTTAAATGCCATCATTGACAACATTTAA